The following are encoded together in the Acidobacteriota bacterium genome:
- a CDS encoding serine hydrolase has product MKRRMLSPWRPAIAALLALILAAAAPLGAADPEVTVSKPEQVGLSTERLARIDAAMNGYVEAGRIAGATGLIARRGEIAYFNTYGYRDLETKDPMPKDALFRIYSMSKAVTGVAVMILHEKYGFPLRTPASRWIPALGDLEVTEWSVDPGTGDPRMELVPANRDMTVQDLLTHTEGISYGGPRNAGGGMYYAELGVGSRDQTLEEFVDKLGQAPLHDHPGTVWRYGYGMDVLGRLVEVISGKTFDVFLEDEIFKPLGMKDTAFYVRPGTEDRLAVLYTPDREAGDGTVKRSTAPPQDSYLKKPKIFYGGAGLVSTTTDYYRMIQMLLDGGRYDGGQMLSPKSVKLLSSDHIGDMPRAGQLLGPGDGFGLTFRVNEHPGHNGALGSPGDYSWGGAAGTRFWIDPDEEMVAVFMIQILPHGGLTYGTEFRNLAYQAIID; this is encoded by the coding sequence ATGAAGCGACGGATGCTCTCACCCTGGCGGCCTGCGATCGCAGCGCTGCTCGCCCTGATCCTGGCAGCCGCGGCGCCGCTGGGCGCCGCCGACCCGGAGGTCACCGTCTCGAAGCCGGAGCAGGTCGGCCTCTCGACCGAGCGGCTCGCCCGCATCGACGCAGCGATGAACGGCTACGTCGAGGCGGGCAGGATCGCCGGCGCCACCGGTCTGATCGCCCGCCGCGGAGAGATCGCGTACTTCAACACCTACGGCTATCGCGACCTCGAGACGAAGGATCCGATGCCAAAGGACGCGCTCTTCCGCATCTACTCGATGTCCAAGGCGGTGACCGGCGTCGCCGTGATGATCCTCCACGAGAAGTACGGCTTCCCCCTGCGAACGCCCGCCTCGCGCTGGATTCCGGCCCTCGGCGACCTGGAGGTCACCGAATGGAGCGTCGATCCGGGTACCGGCGATCCGCGCATGGAACTCGTTCCCGCGAACCGCGACATGACCGTCCAGGACCTGCTGACCCATACCGAGGGAATCAGCTACGGCGGTCCGCGCAACGCGGGCGGCGGCATGTACTACGCCGAACTCGGGGTCGGCAGCCGCGACCAGACTCTCGAGGAGTTCGTCGACAAGCTGGGCCAGGCGCCGCTGCACGACCATCCCGGCACCGTGTGGCGCTACGGCTACGGCATGGACGTGCTGGGACGCCTGGTCGAGGTCATCTCGGGCAAGACCTTCGACGTGTTCCTGGAGGACGAGATCTTCAAGCCGCTCGGGATGAAGGACACCGCGTTCTACGTCCGCCCGGGCACGGAGGACCGGCTGGCGGTGCTCTACACGCCGGACCGCGAGGCCGGCGACGGCACGGTCAAGCGCTCCACGGCGCCCCCCCAGGACTCCTACCTCAAGAAGCCGAAGATCTTCTACGGTGGCGCCGGACTCGTTTCGACGACCACCGACTACTACCGGATGATCCAGATGCTGCTCGACGGCGGCCGCTACGACGGCGGCCAGATGCTGAGCCCGAAGTCGGTCAAGCTGCTGAGCAGCGACCACATCGGCGACATGCCGCGCGCCGGCCAGCTCCTGGGACCGGGCGACGGCTTCGGCCTTACCTTCCGCGTCAACGAGCACCCCGGCCACAACGGTGCCCTCGGCTCGCCGGGTGACTACAGTTGGGGCGGCGCCGCGGGCACCCGCTTCTGGATCGACCCCGACGAGGAGATGGTCGCGGTGTTCATGATCCAGATCCTCCCCCACGGTGGCCTGACCTATGGCACGGAGTTCCGCAACCTCGCCTACCAGGCGATCATCGACTGA
- a CDS encoding Nramp family divalent metal transporter, whose amino-acid sequence MPVPIPPLREENLPERKLSFWQLAGPGAIMIGLAIGAGELAVWPWVTAKFGAVMIWAAALGVFLQLWINIEIGRWAVVTGEHPYTSYARMSMGVIYAFLSLGFVGLFLPGWARMSGAALKALFFGPDGPGPEWFWTAVTFGLIALILFGPKQMYKAVERAIGIMVLVITIGLIYVAFSVGTWDAIKEMGRGLVNFGHIELDDQFTFARFFGAVVFAGIGGAGNLWYAFYLRDKNIGMGGRIPVLANPLRVHETAEVQTGFRYHETPENASRFRRWMRYVIQDQVIFFWLGNTFTMFLFMFGALTVLRPAGIVPEEGQIVWDMSVILETSLGTPGRYVFLLIGMAALFSSQLGAVDGGARTWSYLLGSMFKFGQKRTQSQWYLTFAIMFMVAGTVSTAFFELSGVSALGFIFNSALLGGFAMAIYVPLTLYVNLTKLPKSARPKALNIVMMLIASAVYVSFTLFTIWGLIFG is encoded by the coding sequence ATGCCGGTACCGATCCCACCCCTGCGCGAGGAAAACCTGCCCGAGCGCAAGCTGTCTTTCTGGCAACTTGCCGGGCCGGGCGCGATCATGATCGGCCTCGCGATCGGTGCCGGGGAACTGGCCGTGTGGCCCTGGGTGACGGCCAAGTTCGGCGCGGTGATGATCTGGGCGGCGGCGCTTGGCGTCTTCCTGCAGCTCTGGATCAACATCGAGATCGGCCGCTGGGCGGTGGTCACCGGCGAACACCCGTACACCTCCTACGCGCGGATGTCGATGGGAGTCATCTACGCCTTCCTGTCGCTCGGTTTCGTGGGACTGTTCCTGCCGGGTTGGGCGCGGATGTCGGGCGCGGCGCTCAAGGCGCTCTTCTTCGGGCCGGACGGACCGGGTCCGGAGTGGTTCTGGACCGCCGTCACGTTCGGCCTCATCGCACTGATCCTGTTCGGCCCCAAGCAGATGTACAAGGCGGTCGAACGGGCGATCGGGATCATGGTGCTGGTCATCACGATCGGGCTGATCTACGTCGCGTTCTCCGTCGGCACCTGGGATGCGATCAAGGAGATGGGGCGGGGACTCGTCAACTTCGGCCACATCGAACTCGACGACCAGTTCACCTTTGCCCGCTTCTTCGGCGCGGTCGTGTTTGCCGGCATCGGCGGCGCCGGCAACCTCTGGTACGCCTTCTACCTGCGGGACAAGAACATCGGCATGGGCGGCCGCATCCCGGTGCTGGCGAACCCGCTGCGTGTGCACGAGACGGCCGAGGTCCAGACGGGCTTCCGCTACCACGAGACGCCGGAGAACGCGAGCCGGTTCAGGCGCTGGATGCGCTACGTCATCCAGGACCAGGTCATCTTCTTCTGGCTGGGCAACACCTTCACGATGTTCCTCTTCATGTTCGGGGCGCTGACCGTCCTCCGCCCCGCGGGCATCGTTCCCGAGGAGGGCCAGATCGTCTGGGACATGTCGGTCATTCTGGAGACGAGCCTCGGCACGCCCGGCCGCTACGTGTTCCTGCTGATCGGCATGGCCGCGCTGTTCAGCTCCCAGCTCGGCGCCGTCGACGGCGGCGCCCGCACCTGGTCCTACCTGCTCGGCTCCATGTTCAAGTTCGGCCAGAAGCGGACCCAGAGCCAGTGGTACCTGACCTTCGCGATCATGTTCATGGTCGCCGGCACCGTCTCGACCGCCTTCTTCGAACTCTCGGGCGTCTCGGCGCTCGGCTTCATCTTCAACTCCGCCCTGCTGGGCGGCTTCGCGATGGCGATCTACGTCCCGCTGACGCTCTACGTCAACCTGACGAAGCTGCCGAAGTCCGCCCGGCCGAAGGCGCTCAACATCGTGATGATGCTGATCGCTTCCGCGGTCTACGTGTCCTTCACCCTGTTCACGATCTGGGGTCTGATCTTCGGGTGA
- a CDS encoding ketoacyl-ACP synthase III, with translation MTNTAVGISGFGGYVPEHVMTNEDWTRYVDTSDEWIVERTGIHRRRVAAEDESTADMATAAARSALESRGIGPEEIDEIIVATDTPEVYTPDTASFVQRKLGARQVPSYDLGGSGCAGFVQAMDVARSRVLTGTRRVLVIGVELITRLVSWKIRETCVLFGDAAAGVIVERGPQMAEILGAKTGTDGSQWSILTLEIGGTRKPFSLEYAQKEEHLKLIMEGRAVFRHAVHRMSEVGLDVLEAVGAKLEDVAMIVPHQANLRIVQAVAKNLSVPMEKVYTNLQEYGNTGSASVPLALWEAHSKGRISPGDLVLLTSFGAGFHWGAALLRFTG, from the coding sequence TTGACAAACACGGCCGTAGGAATCAGCGGCTTCGGCGGCTACGTGCCGGAGCACGTGATGACGAACGAGGACTGGACCCGGTACGTAGACACTTCCGATGAGTGGATCGTGGAACGCACCGGCATCCACCGCCGTCGCGTAGCCGCCGAGGACGAATCCACCGCCGACATGGCAACGGCCGCCGCCAGATCGGCCCTCGAAAGCCGCGGGATCGGCCCGGAAGAGATCGACGAGATCATCGTCGCCACGGATACTCCTGAGGTCTACACGCCGGATACAGCCTCCTTCGTCCAGCGCAAGCTCGGGGCTCGCCAGGTGCCTTCCTACGATCTGGGGGGCAGCGGCTGCGCCGGCTTCGTGCAGGCAATGGACGTCGCGCGTTCGCGGGTGCTGACCGGCACCCGCCGGGTGCTCGTCATCGGGGTCGAGCTGATCACGCGCCTGGTGAGCTGGAAGATCCGCGAGACGTGCGTACTGTTCGGCGACGCCGCGGCCGGTGTGATCGTCGAGCGCGGACCGCAGATGGCCGAGATCCTCGGCGCCAAAACCGGCACCGACGGCAGCCAGTGGAGCATTCTGACTCTGGAGATCGGTGGCACCCGCAAGCCGTTCAGCCTCGAGTACGCACAGAAGGAAGAGCATCTGAAGCTCATCATGGAAGGCAGGGCGGTGTTCCGTCACGCCGTCCATCGCATGTCGGAGGTTGGCCTCGACGTGCTGGAAGCCGTGGGCGCGAAGCTCGAGGACGTGGCAATGATCGTGCCCCACCAGGCGAACCTGCGCATCGTCCAGGCGGTCGCGAAGAACCTGTCCGTGCCAATGGAGAAGGTGTACACGAACCTCCAGGAGTACGGGAACACGGGCTCGGCATCGGTTCCCCTGGCGCTGTGGGAAGCGCACAGCAAGGGCCGCATCTCGCCGGGCGACCTGGTACTGCTGACCTCCTTCGGCGCCGGCTTCCACTGGGGCGCGGCCCTGCTCCGGTTCACCGGCTGA
- a CDS encoding CaiB/BaiF CoA-transferase family protein, translated as MPALDGLRILDLTRILAGPTCTQLLGDLGADVIKIERPGRGDDTRSWGPPFVKDANGEDTSESAYYLCANRNKRSVAIDLATAEGTGLARRIAARCDVLIENFKVGALSRYGLGYDDLKDELPGLVYCSITGFGQTGPNAHRAGYDLLAQGYGGIMSLTGAPDGEPMKVGVGIADIMCGMYAATAILAALRHRDRTGRGQHIDVALVDAQLAWLVNEGSNYLISGEVPERRGNEHPNIVPYGVFETADGHVIVAVGNDAQYERFCELLGAPELASDDRYRTNAGRLAHRDELVARLSGLVRKLTSAEVLAGLEARGVPGGPIHDLEEALASDQAEARGMTIDVPHPLAGSGSVRLVANPIRMSETPVSYRRSPPVCGADTDEVIAELLGDED; from the coding sequence ATGCCCGCCCTCGACGGACTCCGGATCCTCGACCTGACCCGTATTCTGGCCGGGCCGACCTGTACCCAACTGCTCGGCGACCTCGGCGCGGACGTGATCAAGATCGAACGGCCGGGGCGCGGCGACGACACGCGGTCCTGGGGTCCGCCCTTCGTGAAGGACGCGAACGGCGAGGACACGAGCGAGAGCGCCTACTACCTCTGCGCCAACCGGAACAAGCGCTCGGTGGCGATCGATCTCGCGACCGCCGAGGGCACCGGCCTCGCGCGACGCATTGCCGCTCGCTGCGATGTCCTGATCGAGAACTTCAAGGTCGGCGCGCTCAGCCGCTACGGCCTCGGCTACGACGACCTCAAGGACGAGCTGCCGGGACTCGTCTACTGCTCGATCACCGGCTTCGGCCAGACCGGACCGAACGCGCACCGCGCCGGCTACGACCTGCTGGCACAGGGCTACGGCGGCATCATGAGCCTCACCGGCGCGCCGGACGGCGAACCGATGAAGGTCGGCGTCGGCATCGCCGACATCATGTGCGGAATGTACGCGGCGACCGCGATCCTGGCGGCCCTGCGGCACCGAGACCGGACCGGTCGGGGCCAGCACATCGACGTCGCCCTGGTCGATGCCCAGTTGGCCTGGCTGGTCAACGAGGGATCGAACTACCTGATCTCCGGCGAGGTGCCGGAGCGGCGCGGCAACGAGCACCCGAACATCGTTCCCTACGGCGTGTTCGAGACCGCGGACGGCCACGTGATCGTCGCGGTCGGCAACGACGCCCAGTACGAGCGATTCTGCGAACTCCTCGGCGCCCCGGAACTGGCGTCGGACGACCGCTACCGGACGAACGCCGGCCGGCTCGCCCACCGGGACGAACTGGTAGCCCGGCTGTCGGGCCTAGTGCGCAAGCTGACCAGCGCCGAGGTGCTGGCCGGCCTGGAAGCCCGCGGCGTCCCGGGCGGCCCGATCCACGACCTCGAGGAGGCGCTGGCCTCGGACCAGGCGGAGGCCCGCGGCATGACGATCGACGTGCCGCATCCGCTGGCGGGCAGCGGCAGCGTCCGGCTGGTCGCCAACCCGATCAGAATGTCCGAGACGCCGGTGAGCTACCGGCGGTCCCCACCTGTCTGCGGCGCCGACACGGACGAGGTGATCGCGGAACTCCTGGGGGACGAGGACTGA
- a CDS encoding NAD(P)/FAD-dependent oxidoreductase, protein MRKFDVVVVGAGFAGLYMIHRLRSLGFTVLAFEAGDGVGGTWHWNRYPGARCDVESLEYSYQFSEELQQEWSWAERYAGQPEILRYVNHVADRFDLRREIEFNRRVVSARFEEEDSRWRIEVAPPDEAVAGPFDGDGAGRSSGKGAGNETVFARFVVMATGCLSAANLPDFDGIEDFAGEKYHTGAWPHEGVDFTGLRVGVVGTGSSAIQAIPVIAGEAAHLTVFQRTPNYSIPAHNGVMDREREAEVKAEYPAFRARNRQMPAGLGADMNLMHDEFAEVSPEERRRRLEERWEYGGFSFMGSFADMLMSQEANDAAAAFVREKIRGIVDDPGVADLLSPDNVIGCKRICLDSGYFETFNRPNVTLVDVSSAPIEKITKTGLRTGGRDVELDAIVFATGFDAMTGALARIDIRGRGGRTLRSKWEDGPRAYLGLGVAGFPNLFVITGPGSPSVLSNMLPSIEQHVDWIADCVAWMRDRGHAAIEATPEAEDEWVAHVGEVAAATLYPTCNSWYLGANVPGKPRVFMPYLGFPPYVEKCDAVAANDYEGFELS, encoded by the coding sequence ATGCGGAAGTTCGATGTCGTCGTCGTGGGGGCCGGTTTCGCGGGCCTCTACATGATTCATCGCCTGCGGTCGCTCGGCTTCACCGTGCTGGCGTTCGAGGCCGGCGACGGGGTGGGCGGCACCTGGCACTGGAACCGCTATCCGGGCGCCCGCTGCGATGTCGAGAGCCTGGAGTACTCGTACCAGTTCTCGGAAGAACTCCAGCAGGAGTGGTCGTGGGCCGAACGTTACGCCGGCCAGCCCGAGATCCTGCGCTACGTCAACCACGTGGCGGACCGCTTCGACCTGCGACGCGAAATCGAGTTCAACCGCCGGGTCGTCTCCGCCCGCTTCGAGGAGGAGGACTCCCGCTGGCGGATCGAGGTCGCGCCGCCGGACGAAGCGGTGGCCGGGCCCTTCGACGGCGACGGTGCCGGCCGGAGCAGCGGCAAGGGCGCCGGGAACGAGACGGTCTTCGCCCGCTTCGTCGTGATGGCCACGGGTTGCCTGTCGGCGGCGAACCTGCCCGACTTCGACGGCATCGAGGACTTCGCGGGCGAGAAGTACCACACCGGCGCCTGGCCCCACGAAGGCGTCGACTTCACCGGCCTCAGGGTAGGCGTCGTCGGTACGGGATCGTCGGCGATCCAGGCGATTCCCGTGATCGCCGGCGAGGCGGCCCACCTCACCGTCTTTCAGCGCACGCCGAACTACTCGATTCCGGCGCACAACGGCGTGATGGACCGGGAACGCGAGGCGGAGGTCAAGGCCGAGTATCCTGCTTTCCGGGCACGCAACAGGCAGATGCCGGCCGGGCTCGGCGCCGACATGAACCTGATGCACGACGAGTTCGCGGAGGTATCCCCGGAGGAACGGCGGCGGCGCCTGGAAGAGCGCTGGGAGTACGGCGGCTTCTCGTTCATGGGCTCCTTCGCCGACATGCTGATGAGCCAGGAGGCGAACGACGCCGCCGCCGCGTTCGTGCGCGAGAAGATCCGGGGCATCGTCGACGATCCCGGGGTTGCCGATCTGCTGAGCCCGGACAACGTGATCGGCTGCAAGCGGATCTGCCTCGACAGCGGCTACTTCGAGACGTTCAACCGGCCCAACGTCACCCTGGTCGACGTCAGCTCCGCGCCGATCGAGAAGATCACGAAGACGGGGCTCCGCACCGGCGGCCGGGACGTCGAGCTGGACGCGATTGTCTTCGCGACCGGCTTCGACGCGATGACCGGTGCGCTCGCCCGCATCGACATCCGCGGCCGCGGCGGCCGGACCCTGCGCTCGAAGTGGGAAGACGGCCCCCGCGCCTACCTCGGTCTTGGCGTGGCGGGATTCCCTAACCTGTTCGTGATCACTGGCCCCGGGAGCCCTTCCGTGCTCTCCAACATGCTGCCGTCGATCGAGCAGCACGTGGACTGGATCGCCGACTGCGTGGCCTGGATGCGGGATCGCGGACACGCGGCGATCGAAGCGACGCCGGAGGCCGAGGACGAGTGGGTCGCTCACGTCGGCGAGGTCGCCGCCGCGACTCTCTATCCCACCTGCAACTCCTGGTATCTGGGGGCCAACGTGCCGGGCAAGCCGCGAGTATTCATGCCCTACCTGGGCTTTCCTCCCTACGTGGAGAAGTGCGACGCCGTCGCAGCCAACGACTATGAGGGGTTCGAATTGTCATGA
- a CDS encoding VWA domain-containing protein has product MKCRTCLVPVSVLALLVAVPAVTAQQQTEPTAGAIQETVDVEIVNIDVHVTDRRGAPVTGLELSNFQVFENGERVQPVNFYEVVREDPDADAPIWLVLYFDQHNMLSPNRDRALTELEVDLPTVLEDRRVRIMIAAHDQEPRVVQGFTRNWGAIRTALNGLKGQQTVGDQRDGLRQSAQLSVTDIFHRMRSRDRLDRQNAGLAIDALLGEMRTYAREVYNDSEASFEALGNFVRTLAWLEGRKALVFVSDGVAERPLGTLMEHIQDLLTGGASDAGALVERAGGGQAGGAPGTGGPFDRDASMEVGRLQQEVEQFRATATIQAIVAEANTYGVTLFAAKPPPGDAATSARRSKGRGALMEVSDRREALHNLAEGTGGFGRTGGGNLTGVLAQAVGGMQSYYSLGLSSENKVEGEFTSIEVRVRGVRGASADYRRSYVKKGVRSRISERALAAAYVGESDNPHRMEVNVDAIMPVEGEDLYDVQMWIEFPIRSVQLVEIDGVHRSATRLVVVAMDDDDELTAAQHLEVPLEIPAEALANALESHYRAGLRIRLPEGRQRIALGLWDQTARSGSVLTDALTVGG; this is encoded by the coding sequence ATGAAGTGCAGAACCTGCCTCGTTCCTGTTTCCGTGCTGGCACTCCTGGTCGCGGTGCCGGCCGTCACCGCCCAGCAACAGACTGAGCCCACAGCCGGCGCCATCCAGGAGACCGTCGACGTCGAGATCGTGAACATCGACGTCCACGTCACCGATCGGCGGGGCGCGCCGGTCACCGGCCTCGAACTCTCCAACTTCCAGGTGTTCGAGAACGGCGAACGGGTCCAGCCCGTCAACTTCTACGAGGTCGTCCGCGAAGACCCGGACGCCGACGCGCCGATCTGGCTCGTCCTCTACTTCGATCAGCACAACATGCTGTCCCCGAACCGCGACCGGGCGCTGACGGAGCTGGAGGTCGACCTGCCGACCGTGCTGGAGGATCGCCGCGTACGGATCATGATCGCCGCGCACGATCAGGAGCCGCGGGTAGTCCAGGGCTTCACCCGGAACTGGGGGGCGATCCGGACCGCCCTTAACGGTCTGAAGGGTCAGCAGACGGTCGGAGACCAGAGGGACGGCCTCCGGCAGAGCGCTCAGCTCTCCGTCACGGACATCTTCCACCGGATGCGCAGCCGAGATCGGCTCGACCGCCAGAACGCGGGCCTCGCGATCGACGCCCTGCTGGGCGAGATGAGGACGTACGCCCGCGAGGTCTACAACGACTCCGAGGCCAGCTTCGAAGCGCTCGGGAACTTCGTGCGCACGCTGGCCTGGCTCGAGGGCCGCAAGGCGCTCGTCTTCGTCTCCGACGGCGTGGCCGAGCGACCCCTGGGCACGCTGATGGAGCACATCCAGGACCTGCTCACCGGTGGCGCCAGCGATGCCGGCGCGCTGGTCGAGAGGGCGGGCGGCGGCCAGGCCGGCGGTGCGCCGGGCACGGGCGGCCCGTTCGACCGCGATGCGAGCATGGAGGTGGGCCGCCTGCAGCAGGAGGTGGAGCAGTTCCGGGCGACCGCGACGATTCAGGCCATCGTCGCCGAGGCGAACACTTACGGTGTCACGCTGTTCGCGGCGAAGCCGCCGCCGGGCGACGCCGCGACGAGCGCCAGGCGCTCCAAGGGCCGCGGCGCGCTGATGGAGGTCTCGGACCGCCGGGAAGCGCTGCACAACCTGGCCGAAGGAACCGGCGGATTCGGTCGCACCGGCGGGGGAAACCTGACCGGGGTGCTGGCCCAGGCCGTCGGTGGTATGCAGTCGTACTACTCGCTCGGGCTCTCGTCGGAGAACAAGGTCGAGGGCGAGTTCACGTCGATCGAGGTAAGGGTGCGCGGAGTGAGGGGCGCGTCGGCCGACTACCGCCGGAGCTACGTCAAGAAGGGGGTCCGCTCGCGCATTTCGGAGCGGGCGCTGGCGGCCGCGTACGTCGGTGAGAGCGACAACCCGCACCGGATGGAGGTCAACGTCGACGCGATCATGCCCGTCGAAGGCGAGGACCTCTACGACGTGCAGATGTGGATCGAGTTTCCGATCAGGAGTGTGCAACTCGTCGAGATCGACGGCGTTCACCGGTCCGCTACGCGACTGGTCGTCGTGGCCATGGACGACGACGACGAGTTGACCGCGGCGCAGCACCTGGAAGTGCCGCTCGAGATACCCGCGGAAGCGCTCGCGAACGCACTGGAAAGCCACTACCGGGCCGGCCTGAGAATCCGTCTGCCCGAGGGTCGCCAGCGAATCGCGCTCGGTCTCTGGGACCAGACGGCGCGGTCCGGATCCGTACTGACCGACGCCTTGACCGTGGGGGGATAG
- a CDS encoding SDR family oxidoreductase, translated as MKNLFDVSGKVAVVTGGSRGIGAMIARGYVENGVRTYISSRKAAVCDAMAEELSVHGECVSLPNDLSTIEGVERFCAELREREDRLHILVNNAGAAWGAPLEEFPESGWDKVMDINLKGPFYLTVKLLPELRAAATEDDPARVINIASIDGLHVNPQEHYPYSASKAGMIHLTRALARRLAPEDITVNAVCPGPFESKMMEYNLRKFGDEIRARNPRKRIGTPEDMAGVSIYLASRAAAYVTGAAIPVDGGIFAVS; from the coding sequence ATGAAGAACCTGTTCGACGTGTCCGGCAAGGTGGCGGTGGTCACCGGGGGTTCCCGAGGTATCGGGGCGATGATCGCCCGCGGTTACGTCGAGAACGGAGTGCGCACCTACATCAGCTCCCGGAAAGCTGCAGTCTGCGACGCGATGGCCGAGGAGTTGTCCGTCCACGGCGAGTGCGTCTCGTTGCCGAACGACCTGTCGACGATCGAAGGGGTGGAGCGTTTCTGCGCCGAGCTGCGGGAGCGCGAGGACCGGCTGCACATCCTCGTGAACAACGCCGGCGCCGCCTGGGGAGCGCCGCTCGAGGAGTTCCCTGAGTCCGGCTGGGACAAGGTGATGGACATCAACCTGAAGGGCCCCTTCTACCTGACCGTCAAGCTGCTCCCCGAGCTGCGCGCCGCGGCCACGGAAGATGACCCGGCGCGGGTGATCAACATCGCCTCGATCGACGGCCTGCACGTGAACCCGCAGGAGCACTATCCCTACAGCGCCAGCAAGGCCGGCATGATCCACCTGACCCGGGCCCTCGCCCGGCGCCTCGCGCCCGAGGACATCACGGTGAACGCCGTCTGTCCGGGCCCGTTCGAAAGCAAGATGATGGAGTACAACCTGCGGAAGTTCGGCGACGAGATCCGCGCCCGCAACCCGCGCAAGCGGATCGGTACGCCGGAGGACATGGCCGGCGTCTCGATCTACCTGGCGTCCCGCGCCGCCGCCTACGTCACCGGCGCCGCCATCCCGGTCGACGGCGGCATCTTCGCGGTGAGCTGA
- a CDS encoding DoxX family protein — MFDALKNCQPQTYAAMRIVAGFLFLWHGAQKLLGFPLPTPEGAPSFILYIAGPIELIGGALIMVGLFTRPVAFLASGLMAFAYFIGHVFRPVEDPSVWHYLLPLVNRGEAAVLFCFVFLYIAAKGNGMCSLGGDED, encoded by the coding sequence ATGTTCGACGCGCTCAAGAACTGCCAGCCCCAGACCTACGCCGCGATGCGAATCGTCGCCGGCTTTCTCTTCCTCTGGCACGGTGCGCAGAAACTCCTGGGCTTCCCGCTTCCGACTCCCGAAGGCGCCCCGAGCTTCATCCTCTACATCGCCGGGCCGATCGAGCTGATCGGCGGCGCACTGATCATGGTCGGCCTGTTCACCCGCCCGGTCGCCTTCCTCGCCAGCGGCCTGATGGCCTTCGCCTACTTCATCGGCCATGTGTTCCGGCCGGTCGAGGACCCCAGCGTTTGGCACTACCTGCTACCGCTGGTGAATCGGGGCGAAGCCGCCGTTCTCTTCTGCTTCGTGTTCCTTTACATCGCCGCCAAGGGCAACGGGATGTGCAGCCTCGGCGGCGACGAGGACTGA